The window CACTCACTCGCCTGTTCCCACGATAAGAAAGTGATGCGCGTGGACATGCACGTCCTAGCTACTCCTATAAAAGGTACCGCACCAAACAACGTCAAACACCGGAGCACGAGAACTCAACCCAGACACAGCGCCCTCATCTCCGTCGTCGTTCTCCGAGGAGAGCAAAACATTCTTGCGACACCCGCCATGGCGCCGAGGCTGGAGCGCGGCTGTAGCGGCTTCCAGCTCCCGAACTCCGAGCTGGAGGACTCCCTCTTCCTCCGCGCCCTCATCTCCGTTGTAAACGGAGACGCCGTCGTCCCCACGCTGCACCTCGAGCCGTCGTCCACGCCGCACTTTGCCGCTGCAGTTCCTGCGTGCGCCAGCTGCGGCGTGGACGGGTGCATCGGCTGCATGTTCGCTGCTGCGGCGGCGCCGGCCGGCTCGAGCAGCGAGGGCGAAGGATGCTCCGCCGCGAGCTTTGTgaagggcggcggcgtggggaaGATCACGCGGAGGAGGAGCCGGAGCAAGTTCAGGGGCGTGAGGCAGCGGTCGTGGGGGAAGTGGGCCGCGGAGATCCGCGACCCGCACCGCGCCGTGCGCAAGTGGCTCGGCACCTACGACACCGCCGTGGATGCCGCCCGCGCCTACGACCTCGCGGCGCTCGAATTCCGTGGCCACCGCGCCAGACTCAACTTCCCGGCCGCgccctcatcgt is drawn from Triticum dicoccoides isolate Atlit2015 ecotype Zavitan chromosome 6B, WEW_v2.0, whole genome shotgun sequence and contains these coding sequences:
- the LOC119322297 gene encoding ethylene-responsive transcription factor ERF109-like — translated: MAPRLERGCSGFQLPNSELEDSLFLRALISVVNGDAVVPTLHLEPSSTPHFAAAVPACASCGVDGCIGCMFAAAAAPAGSSSEGEGCSAASFVKGGGVGKITRRRSRSKFRGVRQRSWGKWAAEIRDPHRAVRKWLGTYDTAVDAARAYDLAALEFRGHRARLNFPAAPSSSSSLASVSDSSWAAAQL